The Thermoflavifilum sp. genome contains a region encoding:
- a CDS encoding right-handed parallel beta-helix repeat-containing protein: MRWTFICWILSLYSVRAYPQNISTQDFFMMSQPDVNKLIDSARRHAYPLVRALPADYVTNGTVDYRYYIQHAIDQHAVVAFPPFPVLINDSGLTIHSHQLIFFPPGSLIKLLPSKQPGYQILRIHDVEHVAVFFPHIVGDASQHLDNKGEWGMGISIRGSRDVLVYHPDIQYCWGDGIYIGDEKNPVSREVKIMGGNIAHNRRNGISVISADSLIIDSTVLSFNTGTWPKAGIDIEPNVFSNTIDHITLNRLHTYGNYAGIIINLNALNTGVKPVYPQITIQDPVDSASTFGLWFVKIRPNKTNTNLVQGEIQVIHGRWMRNSTPVLINDYLNQHLGPRVQFLSR; encoded by the coding sequence ATGCGATGGACTTTTATATGCTGGATTCTATCCCTCTATAGTGTAAGGGCGTATCCACAAAATATTTCTACACAGGACTTTTTTATGATGTCTCAACCGGACGTCAACAAGCTCATCGATTCTGCAAGAAGGCATGCATATCCCCTGGTTCGTGCCTTGCCTGCTGATTATGTAACAAATGGGACGGTCGATTATCGATATTATATACAACATGCAATTGATCAGCATGCTGTAGTTGCTTTTCCACCTTTTCCTGTTTTGATCAATGATTCAGGCTTAACGATACATAGTCATCAGTTGATCTTTTTTCCTCCCGGGTCTCTCATTAAGCTCTTACCGAGCAAACAACCCGGTTATCAGATTCTTCGTATTCATGATGTAGAACATGTGGCTGTTTTTTTCCCTCATATCGTGGGTGACGCTTCGCAGCATCTCGATAATAAAGGTGAATGGGGCATGGGTATATCGATACGTGGGTCGAGGGATGTACTGGTTTATCATCCTGATATACAATATTGCTGGGGAGATGGAATATATATTGGAGATGAAAAAAATCCGGTTTCCCGGGAAGTGAAAATCATGGGTGGAAATATTGCCCATAATCGGCGAAACGGTATATCGGTTATTTCTGCCGATAGTTTAATTATTGATAGTACTGTTTTATCGTTTAACACAGGTACATGGCCTAAAGCGGGTATTGACATTGAACCCAATGTATTTTCCAACACCATCGATCATATTACCCTGAATCGATTGCATACATACGGAAATTATGCCGGGATAATTATTAATTTAAATGCCCTGAATACGGGTGTAAAACCGGTTTATCCTCAGATCACTATTCAGGATCCTGTTGATTCTGCATCGACTTTTGGATTATGGTTTGTTAAGATTCGTCCCAATAAAACGAATACGAATCTTGTGCAGGGAGAAATTCAGGTGATTCATGGAAGATGGATGCGAAATAGTACTCCTGTTTTAATCAACGATTATCTCAATCAACATTTAGGTCCTCGTGTGCAATTTCTATCCAGATAA